From Halorientalis litorea:
GCCGGGCCGTCCGTCCCGGGCGTGTACGCCCAGAGCCTCCAGCGGTACTGCCACGAGTACGACGTGTCCCGCGAGGACGTGGCGAGCGTCGTCGTCAAGAACCGCGAGAACGGCGTCGGGAATCCCGAGGGCCTGTTCGACAGCGGCACGTCCGTCGAGGAAGTACTGAACTCCGGGCCGGTCGCCGACCCTCTCACGCTGTACGAGTGTCCCCGCCCCTGCGACGGCGCGGCGGCACTGGTCGTGACGAGCGACCCCGACGGCCCGGCGGTGGCGGGCATCGGGCGCCACCACCCGCCGAGCCACCTCACTGGCGTCCGCGGGCGGTCGCTCGCCTCGCTCCCGGCAGTCGAAGAGAGTGCCGAGATGGGGCTGTCGGACGCGGGCGCGTCGGTCGCGGACGTGGACGTGTTCGAGCCGTACGTCCCCTTCCCGCACGTCGAGGCGATGTTCACCGAGGAGCTGGGACTGTTCGACCGTGGCGACGGCGCGGCGGCCTGCGCCCGCGGGGAGACGCGCCCCGACGGGCCCGTGCCGGTCAGTCCCTCCGGTGGCTGTCTCGGCCGCGGCCACCCGCCGATGGTGACGCCACTGTTGAACCACATCGAGGCCGTCCGCCAAATCGAGGGGACGGCCGCGACGCAGGTACCGGACGCCGAGGTGGCACTGACCACCAGCGAACACGGCCACGTCGACGGGACGACGACCACCGTCTTCAGGGAGGGTGAGGCATGAGCGACGCCTACACCGACCGGTTCTGGGACGCGCTCGAAGACGACCGGTTCCTGCTCGGCGACTGCGACGACTGCGGCGACGCACACTTCCCGCCGGCCCCGGTCTGCCCCCACTGCGGGGCCGAGGCCGGATGGCGGGAGGCGGCGGGCCACGGTGAACTGTACTCCTTCGCGCGCCAGCACCGCACCGCGCCGGGGTTCGACGCGCCGCTGACCGTCGGACTGGTCGAACTCCCGGAGGGACCGCGAGTGCTGACCCGCATCGACACCGACTACGACGCCCTCGAAATCGGCCGCGAGATGGCGATACGCGCCCGCGAGTACGAAGGCGGATTCGACCGGGGACGGCTGGCCGACGCGCCGATGTTCGTCGCCGAACCGCGGTAGTCGCGGGTCGGGAGTCACATCGTCCCCGGGAAACACCCGCAAGTGCTAACACCCTGCCACGGGAGAGGGCGGATGTGTCGACGTTCGCATCCGTTCCGGACCTCCTGCGACTGCTCGCCGTCCCGGTGTTCGGGTGGGCCGCGTGGCGGGACGTTCGGACGCGGCGCGTCCCGAACCGGACGTGGGTTCCGCTGGTCGCGTTGGGCGCACTCGCACTCGCCATCGAGGGGTGGCTGGTCTACACCGGCGAGACGCCGGTTCCGGTCGACCAAGGGGTGTACCTCGTCCGCGTGGTCATCAGCCTCGGCTTCGTGGGACCGCTCGCGTACGCCTTCTGGTGGTTCGGCGGCTTCGGTGGGGCCGACGCGAAGGCACTCATCACGGCCGCAGTCCTGTTTCCGACGTTCCCGACGTACCTGTTCCCGGGTTTCGCGCTCCCGGTGGTGGTTCCGACGCTCGGCGTATTCGCCATGTCCGTCCTCTCGAACACCGTCGTCATCGGCATCGCCTACCCGTTCGTCCTGACGCTTCGCAACGCCGTCGGCGGCCACGTCTCGAAGGTGATGTTCTTCGGGCGGCCGGTGCGGGCGACGGCCGTCACCGAGGAGTACGGCCGCTTGCTCGAGACGATGGACGGGTTCACCCGAGGGGGACTGGACATCGACGCGCTCCGGATGTACCTCTCGTGGCGTGGTGCCGCGCTCGCTGACCTGCGCGGCGACCCCGAGCGGTTCCGTGACCCCGCGAGTATCCCGGCGGAGACGAATCCCCCCGGCGACGGGTCGATGCCAGTCACCGACGGCGGCCGTGAGGCGTCGCCGGAACCGACAGCAACAGGCGACGAAGCGGGAAGCGGCGAGGAGACGCTCGCGGACCCGTGGGGGGCCGAGCGGTTCTTCGACGAACTCGACGGCGGGGCCTACGGGACGACACCCGAACAACTCCGGGCGGGGTTGGACGTACTCGTCGCCGAGGACGAGGTGTGGATAACACCCGGGATTCCGTTCCTCGTGCCGATGTTCGTCGGGTTGCTCGTCGCGCTGACCTACGGTGATTTGCTGTTCGCCGCCATCGACGCGCTCGGGTTCGCGTAGCGGTCCGACACAAGACATATCGGCGCGAAAGGCGACGGAAGCGGTATGGACACGGAGGTCGAACTGGCGTTCGACGAGCACGACCTGTTGCCCGCCATCGCACAGGACACGGCGACGGGCGAGGTGTTGATGCTCGCGTACGTCACGCCCGAGGCCGTCGCCCGCACCCGTGAAACCGGGCTGGCACACTACTACTCCCGGAGCCGCGAGGAGTTGTGGCAGAAAGGCGGGTCGAGCGGCCACACGCAGGCAATCGAGGAAATCCGCGTCGACTGTGACGGCGACACGCTACTGTACGTGGTCGAGCAGACGGGCGGGGCCTGCCACACCGGGTACGAGTCGTGTTTCTACCGCACGCTCGACGGCGAGGTCGTCGGCGAGCGAGTCTTCGACCCGGACGACGTGTACGAATGAGTTCGGGTACGACCGGACGGGCCGGCGGAGCCAGCGACCTCGCCGCCGACCTGCGGGACGCCTACGCCGCCTACGAGCGCGCGACCGAACGAGTCGCCGAGCGCGGCGAGGACACGCTCGAAGCGGTCGCCGAGCAGCACGAACGGCTCCAAGCCCTCTTCAATAGCTACGAGGAGCGCGTGACAGGTGACGGCGACTTCGCGGTGTTCATCGAGTTCCAAGAGGAGATGGCGCGGTTCATCGAGGGCCTGCCCGAGGGGTTGCCCCACCGCGAGGCCTTCGAGGCCGTCGACGACCTGATGCAACAGCGACGGCTCACCGAGAGCGACTTTTCGGCGGCCCGTGACCGCCTCGCGCCGGTCGAGAACGACGTGGCCCGCCTCGAAGAGCGCGACGCGACCCGGAACCGGTACCGCGAGTTGCAGACCCACGCCCAGAAGCGCGCCCGCGAACTCGGTGACGAAATCGCCGACCTCGAACGCCTCCAAGACCTCGGCGCGGCCGACCTCGACGCGCCCGTCGAGCGGGTGAGCGACCCCATCGAGGCCTACAACGAGGCCGTCACCGAGGCGTTCGAGACGTTCCGGCGCGAGGCGAGTGCCCGTGACGTACTCGACTTCGTCGCGGCGACGACGGCCTTCCCGCTCGTGCCGTTCGAGGCTCCGCCGAGCGACCTGCGGGAGTACGTCGAGACGCACGAGGCGGGGACCGATTCCATCCCGCAACTGCTGGAGTACGCCGAGTACTCGAAGTCGAAGCTCTCCCACTACGTCGACGACGCCGACGCGCTCACGCGGACGGTGGCGACGAACCGGACGTACCTCCGGCGGCTCGATGCCGACCCCCTGACCGTCGCGTGGCCGCCGCCGCCCGCCGACCGTCTCCGGTGGCGGCTCCGTGAACTCGTGCAGGTGACCGGGCGGTTCGCGCCCGAGGACGTGGTGGCGCGACTGCGCGACTTGCGCTCGCTGCCCGACCGAACCGAGTACGACCGCCTGCGCGAGAGCGCGGTGGCTCGCGAGCAGGTGACCGACGACCAGCGCGAGCGACTGGCGTCGGGTGCGGTCGCCGACGAACTCGAACGGCTCCGGGCGACGCGGACCGAGTTACGGGACGCACTCGACTCGCTGCCCTCAGTCTGAGCCGTCGACGGCCCGAAGCATCGCCGACCGCATCTCGTCCAACAGCGTCGCCGCCCGCTCGGGGTCCGCTGATTCGGCGTACACCCGAACGACCGGTTCCGTGCCGCTGGGTCGGGCGAGGACCCAACTGTCCCCGTAGTCCAGCCGGTACCCGTCCGTCGTATCGAGGGCGGCGTCGGCGTCGCGAGCGACGCGCTCGATGGTCTCCAGCAGGCGGTGGCGCTCGTCGTCTGTCTCGTACTCGACGTTCGTGCGGACGAGTTGATAGTCGTCGTAGGGTGCGACCACCTCGCTCGCGGGCCGGTCGGCGACGAGTTCGAGGAAGCGCGCGGCGGTGTACGCGCCGTCGCGGGCGAGTCGGTGGTTCGGGAACAGGATGCCGCCGTTGCCCTCCCCCGCGATGGCGACGGACTCGCCGTCGTCCTGTAGCTCGCGGGCGCGGGTGATGATGTGCGTGCTCCCGATGGGCGTCAGCGAGAGCGAGGCCCCCGCGTCCTCGACCACGTCGACGAGTCGCTGTGAGGCGTTGACCGCCGACACCGCGTACGCGCCGGCGTCGAGTTCCGCGGCGGCCAGCGCGGCCAGCGCGGAGTCACCGGGGACGAACTCCCCGCGCTCGTCGAAGAACATCGCTCTGTCGGCGTCGCCGTCGTGTGCGATGCCGAGGTCGGCGTCGGTCGTCCGCACCAGACGGCCGAGGTCGACCAAATTCTCGGCGACCGGTTCGGGGTTCCGCCCCGGGAAGTGACCGTCCGGCTGGGCGTTGACAGTGACCACGTCACAGCCGAGGGCACGAAGAAAGCGGGGCGAGGTGAGCGACCCCGCGCCGTGTCCGGGGTCGAGGGCGACCGTCAGGTCCGCCGCCGCTACCGTCTCGCGGTCCACGGCGGCGAGCAGTTCCTCGACGTAGGCCTCGCGGGCGTCGTCGACGCGGACGGTGTCGCCGGTGTCGGCCCACCCGACGGTGGCGAAGTCCTCGGCGAGCAGGCGTTCCTCGATTCGTTCGAGCGTGCCCCGCGTGAGTTCGACGCCCTCCCCCCCGACGAGTTTCACGCCGTTGAACGCGGGGGGGTTGTGGCTCGCGGTGACCATCAGGCCGGGCACGCCAGTCCGCTCGCAGTACGCTTGGAGTCCGGGTGTCGGGCAGACGCCGAGGCGGGCCACGTCCGCACCGACGCTCGCCAGTCCGCTCGCGGCGGCGTCGGCCAGCATCCGGCCGGTCGTCCGGGTGTCCCGAGCCAGCGCGACTCGGTCGGTACCGAGGACCGACCCGGCGGCCTGTGCGATGGCGAGGACGTACGCGGGCGTGAGTTCCTCGTTGGCGACGCCCCGGACGCCGCTGGACCCGAACACCTTCATTACCGGTGGGTCGGTGGGCGACCAACTAAACGTTTGTACTCCGCTACCGCAGTCCCCGCCCCGCCTCCCACGCCCGAACGAGGGCGGCGAGTGTGCGGTTGACCGGCGCGTCGGTGCGGTCGGCCACGTAGCCGTTGATGGCGTCTATCTCCGTGCGCCGACCGTCGCGCACGTCTTGGTGCATCGAGGACGTGTTCGCCGCCGTCGCTCGGGCAACCCGCTCGACGGCCGCAACCGCCGCCTCGTCGGTGAGGTCGACCCCCGCTTCGCGGGCCGCCCGCGCCGTCTCCCGGGCCGCCGCCGCCGCGGCGTCGGTCCCCGGCCCGTCCACCAGCGCGCCGTTCTCGATTCGAGCCAGTGCCGTCGTCGCGTTGATGCCCGCGTTGACCGCCAGTTTCTCCCAGAGTCGACGGGGCATGTCGGCGGCCACCGTCGTCTCGAACCCCGCCGAGTCGAAGGCCGCCCCCACGGCGTCCGCCGTCGTCGAGGTGCCCCCCTCGCGCGGTCCGAGGACGACTTCGCCGACGCCGGTACAGGTGACCGTCCCGGGGCCGTCCCGGAGCGCGCCGTACGTGCAGGTTCCGGCGAGGACTGGACAGTCGAGTGCCTCGGCGAGCAGTGCCTCGTTGCCCATCCCGTTCTGGAGAGAGAGAGCCGCGTCGAGGGGACAGTCGGCGAGCGCGACGGCCGCGGCCTCGGTGTCGTGAGCTTTGACCGTCACGACGGCGAGGTCCGCCGCACAGTCCTCGGGGACGGCGGTGACGGCGTCGGGAGTGACCCGGACGTCGAACGCGCCGGTGACGGCGAGGCCGTCGGCCGCAATCGCGCCAATGTGCGGGTCGCGCCCGACCAGCGTGACCGAGTGGTCGCGGGCCAACAGGCCGCCGACGAGCGACCCGAGACTACCCGCGCCGAAGACGAGAACGTCCACGTCTGTCCGTCAGTCCTCGGTCCAGTAGTAGATATCTTCCTTTCCCGTCCCGCAGTTGGGACAGGCCGCGGGGATGTCGTCCTCGATGTCGCCCATCTCGCCACACTCCCAGCATCGCCACATCAACTCGGCCTCGCCGAACTCGTGGCCCGCCCGGACGTGTTCCTCCGAGAGTCCCTCGACGCCGTCGTCGAGCGTCACGTAGAAGCCGTGTTCGTCGAACCCGCGGACGCGCCCGAGTTCGTTGCCGTCCTCGTCGTAGACGGTCTGTCCGAACGTCGGAGCCAAGTCACTCGTTGAGTCGCTCATGTGCGGACAGTTCGTCGGGATTGGGGTTAAATCTACGTGCCAGTCCGGTGCGGACGACGCCAGCATCCGCGCGCCGGCGGCGCGCGGTTCACGCGAACGACTGCATCGCTCGCGGTGTTTTTGCCCGAGCTTTTTGCAATCGGGGTGCGCCTCGCGCACCCCGTGCAGTAAAAAGGTCGTTTCACATGAAGTCGCCAATCCCCGACTGCTTGTTCGTGTCGTCCTCGAAGACGCGCTCGATGGACTTCTT
This genomic window contains:
- a CDS encoding thiolase family protein, with product MPEAHVTGIGTLPLGTYDRPERELATEVLREAVADAGATLADVDGLYMPKPRPWTKQKFFSTSLIGYLGLDVAQNSETYTGGTSAGKAFQSAVADVRAGRVETAVVLGVERDSVIETDDYFEYILHIFDREFGAPAGPSVPGVYAQSLQRYCHEYDVSREDVASVVVKNRENGVGNPEGLFDSGTSVEEVLNSGPVADPLTLYECPRPCDGAAALVVTSDPDGPAVAGIGRHHPPSHLTGVRGRSLASLPAVEESAEMGLSDAGASVADVDVFEPYVPFPHVEAMFTEELGLFDRGDGAAACARGETRPDGPVPVSPSGGCLGRGHPPMVTPLLNHIEAVRQIEGTAATQVPDAEVALTTSEHGHVDGTTTTVFREGEA
- a CDS encoding Zn-ribbon domain-containing OB-fold protein, translating into MSDAYTDRFWDALEDDRFLLGDCDDCGDAHFPPAPVCPHCGAEAGWREAAGHGELYSFARQHRTAPGFDAPLTVGLVELPEGPRVLTRIDTDYDALEIGREMAIRAREYEGGFDRGRLADAPMFVAEPR
- a CDS encoding A24 family peptidase C-terminal domain-containing protein: MSTFASVPDLLRLLAVPVFGWAAWRDVRTRRVPNRTWVPLVALGALALAIEGWLVYTGETPVPVDQGVYLVRVVISLGFVGPLAYAFWWFGGFGGADAKALITAAVLFPTFPTYLFPGFALPVVVPTLGVFAMSVLSNTVVIGIAYPFVLTLRNAVGGHVSKVMFFGRPVRATAVTEEYGRLLETMDGFTRGGLDIDALRMYLSWRGAALADLRGDPERFRDPASIPAETNPPGDGSMPVTDGGREASPEPTATGDEAGSGEETLADPWGAERFFDELDGGAYGTTPEQLRAGLDVLVAEDEVWITPGIPFLVPMFVGLLVALTYGDLLFAAIDALGFA
- the hisI gene encoding phosphoribosyl-AMP cyclohydrolase; this encodes MDTEVELAFDEHDLLPAIAQDTATGEVLMLAYVTPEAVARTRETGLAHYYSRSREELWQKGGSSGHTQAIEEIRVDCDGDTLLYVVEQTGGACHTGYESCFYRTLDGEVVGERVFDPDDVYE
- a CDS encoding DUF7118 family protein, which gives rise to MSSGTTGRAGGASDLAADLRDAYAAYERATERVAERGEDTLEAVAEQHERLQALFNSYEERVTGDGDFAVFIEFQEEMARFIEGLPEGLPHREAFEAVDDLMQQRRLTESDFSAARDRLAPVENDVARLEERDATRNRYRELQTHAQKRARELGDEIADLERLQDLGAADLDAPVERVSDPIEAYNEAVTEAFETFRREASARDVLDFVAATTAFPLVPFEAPPSDLREYVETHEAGTDSIPQLLEYAEYSKSKLSHYVDDADALTRTVATNRTYLRRLDADPLTVAWPPPPADRLRWRLRELVQVTGRFAPEDVVARLRDLRSLPDRTEYDRLRESAVAREQVTDDQRERLASGAVADELERLRATRTELRDALDSLPSV
- the glmM gene encoding phosphoglucosamine mutase, translated to MKVFGSSGVRGVANEELTPAYVLAIAQAAGSVLGTDRVALARDTRTTGRMLADAAASGLASVGADVARLGVCPTPGLQAYCERTGVPGLMVTASHNPPAFNGVKLVGGEGVELTRGTLERIEERLLAEDFATVGWADTGDTVRVDDAREAYVEELLAAVDRETVAAADLTVALDPGHGAGSLTSPRFLRALGCDVVTVNAQPDGHFPGRNPEPVAENLVDLGRLVRTTDADLGIAHDGDADRAMFFDERGEFVPGDSALAALAAAELDAGAYAVSAVNASQRLVDVVEDAGASLSLTPIGSTHIITRARELQDDGESVAIAGEGNGGILFPNHRLARDGAYTAARFLELVADRPASEVVAPYDDYQLVRTNVEYETDDERHRLLETIERVARDADAALDTTDGYRLDYGDSWVLARPSGTEPVVRVYAESADPERAATLLDEMRSAMLRAVDGSD
- a CDS encoding ketopantoate reductase family protein; protein product: MDVLVFGAGSLGSLVGGLLARDHSVTLVGRDPHIGAIAADGLAVTGAFDVRVTPDAVTAVPEDCAADLAVVTVKAHDTEAAAVALADCPLDAALSLQNGMGNEALLAEALDCPVLAGTCTYGALRDGPGTVTCTGVGEVVLGPREGGTSTTADAVGAAFDSAGFETTVAADMPRRLWEKLAVNAGINATTALARIENGALVDGPGTDAAAAAARETARAAREAGVDLTDEAAVAAVERVARATAANTSSMHQDVRDGRRTEIDAINGYVADRTDAPVNRTLAALVRAWEAGRGLR
- a CDS encoding DUF7130 family rubredoxin-like protein, translating into MSDSTSDLAPTFGQTVYDEDGNELGRVRGFDEHGFYVTLDDGVEGLSEEHVRAGHEFGEAELMWRCWECGEMGDIEDDIPAACPNCGTGKEDIYYWTED